One segment of Rubripirellula amarantea DNA contains the following:
- a CDS encoding MFS transporter, with product MAIGRRTIDRRRRVLYSAQQAEGETSTAASRREVERLREARRPTAAYGERVQRRINGRWFSLVPVHNRTFSIVASSIAGMTLLLCLLNYLAVTWPKLVYAPDISRVFRLDRTDSFGNWYQSILFAAAAGISLLTYQLRRYRLDDYLGRYRLWRTVLLATAICSVGTALSLTEWLGACLDLIFGKRVALSGADWVRLVVSVGAAVLALRLVAEIYRSRWSLVAMLAAVAVFAVPEAAGWNIIETNSPFRWSLVASAPLIGSTALVLSLGRYLRLLYREVCEIEDSPTLKERLSGLRFNVLRRDEDALEGDEVEPDDEPEALDESEPKSRWWRREKKADVVAEEPVEDSTPEAEQEDEPEPARKRRFGLGLRGRNKAASEESETEALNQAAAVEEESDTKESDEAPAKKRRFGLGGFLNRKSQSDDESSEDAPDFKPAKNESANDDSEGGDDIDWDSMSKAERRRLKKELKRKGRAA from the coding sequence ATGGCGATAGGACGACGAACGATTGATCGTCGGCGACGAGTCCTCTATTCGGCTCAACAAGCCGAAGGCGAAACCTCCACGGCGGCAAGCCGGCGTGAGGTTGAGCGACTTCGTGAAGCAAGGCGGCCGACCGCGGCGTACGGCGAACGAGTTCAACGTCGCATCAATGGGCGTTGGTTTTCGTTAGTGCCGGTTCATAACCGTACCTTTTCGATCGTTGCATCAAGCATCGCTGGCATGACGCTACTGCTTTGCCTGCTCAACTACCTAGCGGTTACCTGGCCCAAATTGGTCTACGCTCCTGATATCTCACGAGTCTTCCGTCTCGATCGAACCGATAGCTTTGGCAATTGGTATCAGAGCATTCTGTTTGCCGCCGCCGCTGGCATTTCGTTGCTGACGTATCAACTGCGCCGCTACCGTCTCGACGACTACCTCGGGCGCTATCGTTTGTGGCGAACGGTCTTGCTCGCGACGGCGATCTGTAGCGTGGGAACCGCTTTATCATTAACCGAGTGGTTGGGAGCTTGTCTGGATTTGATATTCGGCAAGCGAGTCGCACTCTCGGGTGCCGATTGGGTTCGTCTCGTCGTTTCCGTCGGAGCCGCAGTTCTTGCACTACGATTGGTTGCCGAGATTTATCGTTCGCGATGGTCGCTGGTTGCGATGTTGGCAGCGGTCGCCGTCTTTGCAGTTCCGGAAGCCGCCGGCTGGAACATCATCGAAACTAACTCCCCGTTTCGCTGGTCGCTAGTCGCCTCTGCACCCCTCATCGGATCGACAGCGTTGGTGCTTTCGCTCGGACGGTATCTGCGTTTGCTGTACCGTGAGGTTTGTGAAATTGAAGACAGTCCGACCCTCAAGGAACGACTTTCTGGGTTGCGTTTCAACGTCCTGCGTCGTGACGAGGATGCACTCGAGGGCGACGAAGTTGAACCAGATGATGAACCCGAGGCCCTGGACGAGTCGGAACCCAAGTCTCGCTGGTGGCGTCGCGAAAAGAAGGCTGACGTCGTAGCTGAAGAACCAGTCGAGGACTCGACACCCGAAGCTGAGCAGGAAGACGAACCAGAGCCAGCTCGCAAACGTCGGTTCGGTCTCGGACTGCGTGGCCGAAACAAAGCAGCCTCGGAAGAGTCAGAAACGGAAGCACTGAATCAAGCCGCAGCAGTCGAAGAAGAGTCTGATACAAAAGAGTCTGACGAAGCCCCTGCCAAGAAACGCCGCTTCGGATTGGGAGGTTTCCTCAATCGAAAATCGCAGTCTGACGACGAATCATCCGAGGACGCACCCGATTTCAAACCGGCTAAGAACGAGTCCGCCAACGACGACTCAGAAGGCGGGGACGACATCGACTGGGATTCGATGAGCAAAGCCGAACGCCGACGCCTCAAAAAAGAACTCAAACGCAAAGGTCGCGCGGCGTAG
- a CDS encoding DUF456 domain-containing protein has protein sequence MKFDCPSGADAVAAAISWPDWGEWFSWLGPTGTVSLAIALVLLCTVSWGLNLISLPGNWIAVALIALYAWLGPDEGRAQIGFVATGVAFGFAMLGEVIELVAGALGAQKAGASRRSTLFAMIGSMVGAIGGAFVGIPVPVIGPVIAAILFGGLGATAGAMYGEWSDGRSWRESWTIGHAAFWGRTFGALGKIMAGLAIIVITVVGVLF, from the coding sequence ATGAAGTTTGATTGCCCATCCGGTGCAGACGCGGTCGCAGCTGCGATCTCTTGGCCAGATTGGGGTGAGTGGTTTTCGTGGTTGGGGCCCACCGGAACGGTATCGCTTGCGATCGCCTTGGTGCTGCTTTGCACGGTCAGTTGGGGCCTGAATCTGATTTCGCTGCCTGGTAATTGGATCGCTGTAGCCCTGATTGCACTCTATGCATGGCTGGGGCCGGACGAAGGTCGTGCGCAAATCGGTTTTGTCGCCACCGGCGTCGCCTTTGGTTTCGCGATGCTGGGGGAAGTCATCGAACTCGTTGCTGGAGCCTTGGGCGCCCAGAAGGCCGGCGCTTCCCGGCGGTCGACCCTATTCGCGATGATTGGCTCAATGGTGGGTGCAATTGGCGGTGCCTTCGTCGGTATTCCCGTGCCCGTGATTGGACCTGTGATCGCGGCAATACTTTTCGGCGGACTCGGAGCCACCGCGGGGGCGATGTACGGTGAATGGTCCGATGGTCGGAGTTGGCGTGAAAGCTGGACAATCGGACACGCCGCGTTTTGGGGCCGCACCTTCGGTGCACTGGGGAAAATCATGGCGGGACTTGCGATCATCGTCATCACAGTAGTGGGAGTGCTGTTTTAG
- a CDS encoding class I SAM-dependent rRNA methyltransferase, with amino-acid sequence MIRPVLRLKPGRQFPFLSRHPWVHAHALADEGRNLNCGDVVDLIDHDGNWVARGVINPQSRLRVRLYGYDQSTEIGPDLWRDRLDRAIARRRISGPMNPEGAERLVFSESDLISGLIVDRYADCLGVQFTAGGLLKWKDEILEHLKTTLGARGIVVRVDEKTAKHEGIDPLEASHGSDDLTGTVEYVQNGLRLTVDLSGGQKTGGYLDQRINQEIAAGYMRGRRVLDMCCYQGGFGLPAAAKGAASVLGVDTSASALAAAAQTAQQNSIENVTFEQGDCFDWLKDAVENGQQFDAVILDPPRFAGSRHQVDSAMRAYRRINASAIDLLPPGGILVTCSCSGRVSRSDFLNMLMDVGRRRRRDLVMLENRGPAPDHPVAISCPESDYLKCVIAEVQ; translated from the coding sequence ATGATTCGTCCCGTTTTGCGGCTCAAACCGGGCCGTCAATTCCCGTTCTTGTCGCGTCACCCTTGGGTTCATGCTCACGCTTTGGCCGACGAAGGACGGAATTTGAACTGCGGTGACGTCGTTGACCTGATTGATCACGACGGAAATTGGGTGGCACGTGGCGTGATTAACCCCCAATCACGATTACGGGTTCGCCTTTACGGATACGACCAATCCACTGAAATAGGGCCTGATTTGTGGCGAGATCGCTTAGACCGAGCCATCGCGCGACGTCGAATCAGCGGTCCCATGAACCCGGAAGGCGCCGAGCGATTGGTGTTTAGTGAATCGGACCTGATCAGCGGCTTGATCGTTGATCGCTACGCCGATTGCCTGGGTGTGCAGTTCACTGCAGGCGGATTGCTGAAATGGAAAGATGAGATTCTCGAGCACCTCAAGACCACCCTGGGTGCTCGCGGCATCGTGGTTCGAGTTGACGAAAAAACGGCGAAGCACGAAGGCATTGATCCGCTTGAAGCCAGTCATGGCAGCGATGACTTAACCGGAACTGTCGAATACGTCCAAAACGGGTTGCGGCTGACCGTCGACCTCAGTGGCGGCCAAAAAACAGGCGGTTATCTCGACCAAAGAATCAATCAGGAAATTGCTGCGGGTTACATGCGAGGTCGTCGCGTCCTTGATATGTGCTGCTATCAGGGTGGCTTCGGCTTACCCGCCGCAGCTAAAGGTGCAGCATCGGTTTTGGGAGTCGACACAAGCGCCTCGGCACTTGCCGCCGCCGCCCAAACGGCCCAGCAGAACTCGATTGAGAACGTAACATTTGAACAGGGTGACTGCTTCGATTGGCTCAAGGACGCCGTTGAGAATGGTCAGCAATTTGATGCGGTGATTTTGGATCCGCCTCGATTTGCCGGATCTCGACACCAAGTAGACTCGGCGATGCGTGCGTATCGTCGCATCAACGCCAGCGCCATCGACTTACTCCCACCGGGCGGCATTTTGGTGACGTGCAGTTGCAGTGGTCGTGTATCACGATCGGACTTTTTGAACATGCTAATGGACGTTGGACGCCGCAGACGCCGAGACTTAGTCATGCTGGAAAACAGAGGACCAGCACCAGACCACCCGGTAGCGATATCGTGCCCTGAAAGTGATTACCTCAAGTGCGTGATCGCTGAAGTTCAGTAA
- a CDS encoding NADPH-dependent assimilatory sulfite reductase hemoprotein subunit produces the protein MSTDAPKLSAVEKIKEESKFLAGTIPEEIAAGTDHFNDENLQLLKFHGSYQQDDRDRRIEAKKAGIGKYYSMMLRLRIPGGRISSDQFLKMLDMCDELGNSTMKITTRQTIQLHGILKQNLRPTIKRINDMALSTLAACGDVNRNIMCCPAKRNDSVHAELERLTDELTEAMAPKTPAYHQLWLSETDADGNVISDEKYMVSDGTPAEVIEPLYGATYLPRKFKMGLALPEDNCIDIYTQDIGLLAVVQDGKIVGYNVLVGGGMGTTPAKKDSFPALAKRMAFATPEQVVGVCQAVLKVQRDNGNREDRKLARMKYLVANWGIEKFRAEVEKYFGEPLADCTDDDVHGFDDHMGWQEQGDGKWSYGLNIENGRLYDDDKIQFKAGLRSICHRFKTEIRMTGHQSVIFTDIEDSDKDELIGLIKAAGIPTTEVTSTVRRWSMACVALPTCGLAITESERRLPSIIDKLEEPLAKLGLSGERFTIRMTGCPNGCARPYNADLALVGKAKNKYTVFAGGGWLGNRLAYVYKDLVPDDIVVDEMIGIFSAFKSHRQDGESVGDFCARVGQEDLEVLAAAAPRP, from the coding sequence ATGTCTACCGACGCCCCCAAGCTTAGCGCCGTTGAAAAAATCAAAGAAGAAAGCAAGTTCCTTGCCGGGACCATTCCCGAGGAAATCGCTGCTGGTACCGACCACTTTAACGATGAGAATCTGCAACTGCTCAAGTTCCATGGCAGTTACCAACAAGATGACCGCGATCGTCGGATCGAAGCCAAGAAAGCTGGTATCGGAAAATACTACTCGATGATGCTGCGGTTGCGGATTCCGGGCGGACGAATTTCGTCGGACCAGTTTCTGAAGATGCTCGACATGTGCGACGAGCTCGGCAACTCGACGATGAAGATCACGACGCGTCAAACGATTCAGCTACACGGCATTCTGAAGCAAAATCTGCGTCCAACCATCAAGCGCATCAACGACATGGCTCTATCGACGCTTGCCGCTTGCGGTGACGTCAACCGGAACATCATGTGTTGCCCAGCCAAGCGGAATGATTCCGTTCACGCCGAACTCGAACGGTTGACAGATGAATTGACCGAAGCGATGGCACCGAAGACTCCTGCTTATCATCAATTGTGGTTGTCCGAAACGGACGCCGATGGCAATGTCATCAGTGATGAAAAGTACATGGTGTCCGATGGCACCCCTGCGGAAGTCATCGAACCACTGTACGGCGCGACGTACTTGCCGCGTAAGTTCAAGATGGGCCTAGCGCTTCCCGAAGACAATTGCATCGATATCTACACGCAAGACATCGGCCTGCTCGCCGTCGTCCAAGATGGAAAGATTGTCGGCTACAACGTGTTGGTCGGCGGTGGCATGGGCACTACTCCCGCCAAGAAAGACTCGTTCCCAGCACTAGCCAAACGGATGGCATTCGCGACTCCCGAACAAGTTGTCGGCGTTTGCCAAGCGGTCCTGAAAGTGCAACGCGACAATGGCAACCGCGAAGATCGCAAACTCGCTCGGATGAAGTACCTAGTTGCTAACTGGGGCATCGAGAAGTTCCGAGCCGAAGTCGAAAAGTACTTTGGCGAACCTTTGGCCGATTGCACCGATGACGATGTGCACGGCTTCGATGACCACATGGGATGGCAAGAGCAGGGCGATGGCAAATGGTCCTATGGACTGAACATCGAAAATGGTCGGCTATATGACGATGACAAAATTCAGTTTAAGGCTGGATTGCGATCAATCTGCCATCGCTTTAAGACAGAGATCCGCATGACGGGTCATCAAAGTGTCATCTTTACCGACATTGAAGATTCCGACAAAGACGAACTGATTGGACTGATTAAAGCAGCGGGCATTCCCACCACCGAAGTCACCAGCACGGTCCGACGTTGGTCGATGGCCTGTGTCGCCCTGCCAACGTGTGGACTCGCGATCACCGAATCGGAACGTCGCTTGCCGTCCATCATCGACAAGCTTGAAGAACCACTCGCAAAGCTTGGACTTAGTGGCGAACGCTTCACCATCCGAATGACGGGATGCCCCAACGGTTGCGCTCGTCCCTACAATGCCGATTTGGCGCTCGTTGGAAAAGCGAAGAACAAGTACACCGTGTTCGCGGGCGGTGGTTGGCTCGGTAACCGGCTCGCTTATGTCTACAAGGACTTGGTCCCCGACGACATTGTGGTGGACGAGATGATCGGCATTTTCTCGGCCTTCAAATCGCATCGCCAAGACGGTGAATCCGTCGGTGACTTTTGCGCCCGAGTAGGGCAAGAAGATTTAGAAGTGCTAGCCGCAGCAGCACCGCGTCCCTAA
- a CDS encoding dockerin type I domain-containing protein: MYRGVLLPRGVSRYQTDDSTSLVSLSGDESGVELQTDNEIASVWTDSVAELVTGEQVDLVSIDIDALAKSPTRLLNLELGPDATLRLHNGNGTTVVVSNQKDRLFLQFAGIEIDVKFTGRLNLIDELGTSRRRILAAIGDDELRFSFYENQHVLSLSHDDTTVRITLPEPADFTDNELRIDLLAGTDEVLIDDTFRLANLSQSLSIEIHDDINGSDQVALTLPTEYRISKYGGTLYFSDPSSQRLSLRLSIANNEYQNPQNRFDVNLDGEVSSLDALNIVNALAHQSFGFTIASSSTMPDVSGDGKLSAIDALQVINRIRQERITLPIDDEIFGEDEDFHPHQDQITTLF; this comes from the coding sequence ATGTATCGAGGCGTCTTGCTTCCTCGCGGTGTCTCGCGATACCAAACGGACGATTCGACTTCTCTTGTGAGCCTAAGTGGCGACGAATCCGGCGTTGAGTTGCAAACCGACAATGAGATTGCCTCCGTTTGGACCGACTCGGTGGCGGAACTGGTCACAGGAGAGCAAGTTGACCTTGTGTCGATCGACATCGACGCGCTAGCCAAGAGCCCCACCCGGCTGTTGAATCTTGAGTTGGGCCCCGATGCAACACTGCGACTCCACAACGGCAATGGAACTACTGTAGTCGTCTCGAATCAGAAGGATCGCCTGTTTCTTCAGTTCGCTGGTATCGAGATCGATGTCAAGTTTACAGGTCGTCTAAACCTGATCGACGAACTGGGAACGTCTAGACGTCGAATCTTGGCAGCAATTGGCGATGACGAATTGCGATTCTCATTCTATGAAAATCAACATGTTCTTTCGCTCAGTCATGATGACACGACCGTTCGCATCACCTTACCAGAACCGGCTGACTTCACCGACAATGAGCTGCGGATCGATTTGCTTGCTGGTACCGATGAAGTCTTGATCGACGACACGTTTCGCCTGGCAAATCTCAGTCAATCACTCAGTATTGAAATTCATGACGACATCAACGGCAGCGACCAAGTCGCGTTGACGCTTCCCACCGAATACCGCATCAGCAAGTATGGAGGCACTCTGTATTTCAGCGATCCTTCGAGTCAACGACTAAGCTTGCGACTTTCGATCGCGAACAATGAATATCAAAATCCGCAGAATCGTTTTGACGTTAATCTCGATGGCGAAGTCTCAAGCCTCGACGCCCTCAACATTGTCAACGCACTTGCCCATCAATCGTTTGGCTTCACGATCGCGTCATCTTCGACAATGCCAGATGTTTCTGGCGATGGAAAGCTATCAGCGATAGATGCATTGCAGGTGATCAATCGGATTCGGCAAGAGAGAATCACGCTGCCTATCGATGATGAGATTTTTGGGGAAGACGAGGATTTTCATCCACATCAGGACCAAATTACAACTTTGTTCTAG
- the xerD gene encoding site-specific tyrosine recombinase XerD produces the protein MAKRVTKLQQLATAGPAATSGRATQTLCTEYLAYLRGECHLAANTIAAYGNDMRRFVAWVDQRSLADLKVQDLSSYVGTLQEENLAPSSISRNVVAVRTFFKFLQLEGIVTDNPADLIATQKMWQRMPGVLTTRQVNDFLSSPKKYDKYWQRDVAMLEVLYATGCRASEVCTLRVRDLSMPQKHLRCEGKGGKQRMVPLGGRAIVAIQRYLEDLRGELAAKSPHPPEELFLSRSGRPIDRVQLWRLVKMYAARVGIDDKISPHSLRHSFATHLLAGGADLRLVQEMLGHASIQTTQIYTHVEHSRLKKVHTQFHPRA, from the coding sequence ATGGCCAAACGCGTTACGAAGCTGCAGCAGTTGGCGACGGCTGGCCCAGCGGCAACTTCCGGCCGGGCTACGCAGACGCTTTGTACGGAATATCTGGCCTACTTGAGAGGCGAATGCCACTTGGCCGCAAACACGATCGCGGCCTACGGCAATGACATGCGACGATTCGTGGCGTGGGTGGATCAGCGATCGCTTGCCGATCTGAAAGTTCAAGATCTTTCGTCCTATGTCGGGACGTTACAAGAAGAAAACTTGGCTCCCTCGTCGATCTCTCGGAACGTCGTAGCGGTTCGCACGTTTTTTAAGTTCCTGCAACTCGAAGGCATCGTCACCGACAATCCGGCCGACTTGATCGCCACTCAGAAAATGTGGCAGCGAATGCCCGGCGTGTTAACCACTCGCCAAGTGAATGACTTTTTGTCGTCGCCCAAGAAGTACGACAAGTATTGGCAGCGTGACGTTGCAATGCTGGAAGTCTTGTACGCGACCGGGTGCCGTGCATCGGAGGTTTGCACGTTGCGAGTGAGAGATCTCTCGATGCCGCAAAAGCACCTCAGATGTGAAGGCAAAGGCGGCAAGCAACGCATGGTGCCCCTAGGCGGTCGTGCGATTGTCGCGATACAGCGATATCTCGAAGACTTGCGAGGCGAACTGGCAGCCAAGAGTCCTCATCCGCCCGAAGAGTTGTTCTTGTCGCGAAGCGGGCGACCGATTGATCGGGTTCAGCTTTGGCGATTGGTGAAGATGTACGCTGCTCGGGTTGGTATCGATGACAAGATTAGTCCACACAGCCTGCGTCATAGTTTTGCCACGCACTTGCTGGCCGGTGGCGCTGACTTGCGTCTCGTGCAAGAGATGCTCGGACACGCAAGTATTCAAACCACGCAAATCTACACGCACGTGGAACACTCACGGCTGAAAAAGGTTCACACGCAATTTCACCCACGAGCCTGA
- a CDS encoding FHA domain-containing protein: MAGVTLKLLHGADRGKIYEDLEPPFTVGREEGNDIQLNDERVSRCHFKVQRDNDRLVLTDLDSTNGTKVNGVECQLKILRHGDLIAVGRSLMLVGSESQIAARLAAMGTENPTISREMSSSESSIAIEISQEPKSPIPAEVIQLHEVPSIPDDLSPGQKAQLCEILDYLQSRLHRLIESARTEENNQEVVLKLSAWQRMLDTQSRLAAMTRQIADPDWPNE; encoded by the coding sequence ATGGCGGGCGTGACCCTCAAACTACTTCACGGTGCTGACCGCGGTAAAATTTACGAAGACCTTGAGCCACCATTCACAGTGGGTCGGGAAGAAGGCAATGACATCCAGCTTAACGATGAACGCGTTAGCCGATGTCACTTCAAGGTCCAACGTGACAACGACCGACTAGTCCTAACCGACTTGGACAGCACCAATGGCACTAAGGTCAATGGAGTTGAGTGCCAACTTAAAATTCTGCGACACGGCGATTTGATCGCGGTAGGTCGCAGCTTGATGCTTGTGGGTAGCGAATCACAAATTGCCGCTAGGTTAGCGGCGATGGGAACAGAAAATCCCACGATCAGCCGAGAGATGTCATCCTCGGAAAGTTCGATTGCAATTGAGATTAGCCAAGAGCCCAAGAGCCCCATTCCCGCCGAAGTGATTCAACTTCATGAGGTGCCATCAATTCCGGATGATCTATCACCGGGACAAAAGGCGCAGCTTTGCGAGATCCTCGACTACTTGCAATCACGCCTGCATCGTTTGATCGAATCCGCTCGAACGGAAGAGAACAATCAAGAGGTCGTGCTGAAACTTTCGGCATGGCAACGCATGCTCGACACACAATCACGTCTGGCCGCCATGACACGTCAGATTGCCGATCCCGATTGGCCTAACGAATAG
- a CDS encoding HNH endonuclease produces MSQSVLDTNVLVLNRFYMAIRVVNVRRAFTLLYRDCAEVIGSSDGSYVSYDFESWCELSQLTSMEKQPGEEYIQAVSFELQVPRILRLTRFDRMPAQTLRFNRKNLFARDDHTCQYCGKNEPTNKLSLDHVIPRSHGGPTTWENIVCCCLRCNSRKGGRTPKQANMALLTKPIKPRFNPTMIASVDDPRYECWKTFLPAAG; encoded by the coding sequence ATGTCGCAGAGTGTTCTGGATACGAATGTGCTTGTGCTCAATCGCTTTTACATGGCGATTCGAGTGGTGAATGTTCGACGAGCGTTCACGTTGCTTTACCGCGATTGCGCTGAGGTCATCGGCAGCAGCGACGGCTCCTACGTGAGCTATGATTTCGAAAGCTGGTGCGAACTAAGCCAATTGACCTCGATGGAAAAGCAACCCGGCGAGGAGTACATCCAGGCGGTCAGCTTTGAATTGCAGGTGCCTCGCATTTTGCGATTAACTCGATTCGATCGCATGCCAGCCCAGACGTTGCGATTCAACCGCAAGAACTTGTTTGCTCGCGACGATCACACGTGCCAGTACTGTGGTAAGAACGAACCGACAAACAAGCTGAGTCTTGACCATGTGATTCCACGGTCGCACGGCGGACCGACGACTTGGGAAAACATCGTATGTTGTTGCCTGCGATGCAATTCGCGAAAGGGCGGTCGAACTCCCAAGCAAGCCAACATGGCGTTGTTGACCAAGCCCATCAAACCGCGATTCAATCCCACGATGATCGCCTCGGTGGACGACCCGCGTTATGAATGTTGGAAGACATTCCTACCTGCCGCTGGCTAG
- a CDS encoding bifunctional 5,10-methylenetetrahydrofolate dehydrogenase/5,10-methenyltetrahydrofolate cyclohydrolase yields MSAKILDGKQIGLEIRQDVAAQVAEFVAGGGPKPCLTAVLVGEDPASQVYVRNKSRACEKAGIDGRTLRLPAETTQAELVEVIESLNQDPAVHGILVQLPLPKKGNGGSGFDERAILDTVDPMKDVDAFSPVNVGLLMQGRPRFLPCTPHGIVQLLHRTGLSVAGKHVVVVGRSDIVGKPMAMMLAQRTGSCGEDVANATVTIAHSRTANLAEVCQTADVLIAAVGVPEMITADMIANGAVVIDVGINRVGDKLVGDVAFDAAKDKASAITPVPGGVGPLTIAMLLHNTLMAAKLQQQ; encoded by the coding sequence ATGTCAGCCAAGATTTTAGACGGGAAACAAATTGGTCTGGAAATCCGACAAGATGTCGCAGCCCAGGTCGCCGAATTTGTCGCGGGAGGTGGACCGAAACCTTGTTTGACCGCCGTTTTGGTGGGTGAGGATCCCGCTAGCCAAGTATACGTGCGAAACAAAAGTCGAGCTTGCGAGAAAGCTGGGATCGACGGGCGGACCCTTCGCCTACCCGCCGAAACCACCCAGGCAGAACTTGTCGAGGTAATTGAATCGCTCAATCAAGACCCCGCTGTCCATGGCATTCTTGTCCAACTACCGCTGCCCAAAAAGGGCAACGGTGGAAGCGGGTTCGACGAGCGAGCGATCTTGGATACGGTCGATCCGATGAAGGACGTCGACGCTTTTTCGCCCGTCAATGTGGGGCTGCTGATGCAGGGAAGGCCTCGGTTTTTACCCTGCACTCCGCACGGAATTGTCCAATTGCTTCATCGCACCGGGCTTAGCGTCGCGGGAAAGCATGTCGTCGTTGTTGGCCGTAGTGATATCGTTGGCAAGCCAATGGCCATGATGTTGGCGCAGCGCACCGGTTCCTGTGGTGAAGACGTCGCAAATGCCACCGTTACCATCGCTCACAGTCGCACAGCGAACCTAGCCGAAGTTTGCCAAACTGCAGACGTGTTGATTGCTGCGGTGGGTGTGCCGGAGATGATCACCGCTGACATGATCGCCAATGGTGCGGTGGTGATCGATGTGGGGATCAACCGCGTTGGCGATAAGCTAGTCGGCGACGTGGCGTTTGACGCAGCGAAAGATAAAGCATCGGCGATCACGCCTGTGCCGGGGGGAGTCGGGCCGCTGACGATTGCGATGTTGCTTCACAACACCTTGATGGCGGCGAAACTGCAGCAGCAGTAG
- the galE gene encoding UDP-glucose 4-epimerase GalE, translating into MNVLVVGGAGYIGSHAVRLLTDAGHNVTVYDNLSRGHAAAVPEGMLVVGELADQAKLVQVLKEKEIEAVMHFAAFALVNESVNDPSLYYRNNVIATIELLDAMMEADVKKFVFSSTTATYGEPDTIPIPETTPQKPINPYGFTKLVVEQALADYAHAYGLGYAALRYFNAAGARPDGTIGEDHAPESHLIPIVLQVALGQRDHITVFGDDYPTPDGTCIRDYIHIDDLGAAHLLAMEKLEPGKGICVNLGTGRGTSVREIIDACREVTGHEIPEVMGKRREGDPPELIADATLAKEMLGWVPKYNDPKSIIETAWKWHKAHPHGYAK; encoded by the coding sequence ATGAATGTTTTGGTTGTCGGCGGCGCCGGCTATATCGGTTCCCACGCTGTTCGCCTCCTCACCGATGCTGGACATAACGTCACCGTGTACGACAACCTTTCAAGGGGTCATGCCGCCGCGGTTCCCGAAGGCATGCTCGTTGTGGGCGAACTCGCCGATCAGGCAAAGTTGGTCCAGGTGCTGAAGGAAAAAGAAATCGAAGCGGTCATGCACTTCGCCGCCTTCGCTCTCGTGAACGAATCCGTCAACGATCCATCGCTGTACTATCGCAACAATGTCATCGCCACCATCGAGTTGCTCGACGCGATGATGGAAGCCGACGTCAAGAAGTTCGTTTTCAGCAGCACGACGGCGACCTATGGAGAGCCGGACACGATTCCGATTCCCGAAACAACTCCGCAGAAGCCCATCAACCCTTATGGCTTTACGAAACTAGTCGTCGAACAAGCGCTTGCTGATTACGCCCATGCGTACGGACTCGGTTACGCAGCACTGCGCTACTTCAATGCTGCCGGTGCCCGCCCCGATGGAACGATTGGCGAAGACCATGCTCCCGAATCCCACTTGATTCCTATTGTGTTGCAGGTCGCGTTAGGTCAACGCGATCACATCACGGTCTTCGGCGACGACTATCCAACACCCGACGGAACCTGCATTCGTGATTACATCCACATAGATGACCTAGGCGCCGCTCACTTGTTGGCGATGGAAAAGCTTGAACCTGGCAAGGGCATTTGCGTGAACCTGGGCACCGGGCGCGGAACCAGTGTTCGCGAGATCATTGATGCTTGCCGCGAAGTTACCGGCCACGAGATTCCAGAGGTAATGGGCAAACGACGCGAAGGCGATCCACCAGAACTGATCGCCGATGCTACGCTTGCCAAAGAAATGCTCGGTTGGGTGCCGAAGTACAACGATCCCAAATCGATCATTGAAACGGCTTGGAAATGGCACAAGGCTCATCCGCACGGCTACGCAAAGTAA
- a CDS encoding 4Fe-4S dicluster domain-containing protein — translation MTHVVAEPCSGCKYTDCVVVCPVECFYEGDQMLYIHPEECIDCEACVPECPVEAIFHEDNLPEEWKSYMQLNAEKSESGECEVITEKKEPLADN, via the coding sequence ATGACCCACGTCGTCGCCGAACCCTGCTCGGGTTGCAAATACACTGATTGCGTTGTTGTTTGTCCCGTAGAGTGCTTCTACGAAGGCGACCAGATGCTCTATATCCATCCGGAAGAGTGCATCGATTGCGAAGCCTGCGTTCCAGAGTGCCCTGTCGAAGCGATTTTCCACGAGGACAATCTGCCTGAGGAATGGAAGAGTTACATGCAACTCAACGCTGAGAAATCGGAATCGGGTGAATGCGAAGTCATCACCGAAAAGAAAGAGCCACTCGCGGATAACTAG